One genomic segment of Hordeum vulgare subsp. vulgare chromosome 2H, MorexV3_pseudomolecules_assembly, whole genome shotgun sequence includes these proteins:
- the LOC123429911 gene encoding aspartic proteinase nepenthesin-1-like translates to MASGSCLLLWLLLVLPSFPISSASCRGIRLELTHADTGGDFTGIERIRRAADRSHRRVNSLLAAAPPSPATLQSGGADETAAVHASAATYLVDLAIGTPPLPITAVLDTGSDLIWTQCDAPCRKCFPQPTPMYAPARSATYANVSCRSSLCEALRNPRYHCSAPDPGCAYYFSYGDGTSTDGTLATETLTLGSGTTVRGIAFGCGTENLGSTDNSSGLVGMGRGPLSLASQLGITRFSYCFTPFSDKTASPLFLGPSATLSTTAQSTPFAPNPAGGRRSSYYYLTLEGITVGETLLPIDPAAFQLSPMGGGGFIIDSGTTFTALEERAFVVLARAVAARVGLPLASGAHLGLSLCFAAPEGKTEAVDVPRLVFHLDGADMVFPRESYVVEDRNAGVACLGMVSMRGMSVLGSLQQQSMHFLYDLDGGVLSFEPAECGEL, encoded by the coding sequence ATGGCCTCGGGGAGTTGTCTTCTTCTCTGGTTGCTCCTCGTATTGCCATCGTTTCCCATTTCCTCGGCATCGTGCCGTGGTATCCGCCTCGAGCTAACGCACGCTGACACCGGCGGTGACTTCACGGGGATCGAGCGCATCCGTCGCGCTGCCGACCGGAGCCACCGCCGCGTCAACAGCCTCCTCGCCGCGGCCCCGCCATCCCCTGCAACGCTGCAGAGCGGCGGCGCTGATGAAACAGCGGCCGTTCACGCGAGCGCGGCAACGTACCTCGTCGACCTCGCCATCGGCACGCCGCCACTACCGATCACCGCCGTCCTCGACACGGGCAGCGACCTCATCTGGACGCAGTGCGACGCGCCCTGCCGGAAGTGCTTCCCTCAGCCGACGCCAATGTACGCGCCGGCCAGGTCGGCGACATACGCCAACGTGTCGTGCCGCTCATCGCTGTGCGAGGCGCTCCGGAACCCGAGGTACCATTGCTCGGCCCCCGATCCCGGCTGTGCGTACTACTTCTCCTATGGCGACGGCACTTCTACAGACGGCACCCTCGCCACCGAGACGCTGACGCTCGGCTCAGGCACCACCGTGCGCGGCATCGCGTTTGGCTGCGGCACGGAGAACCTAGGCAGCACGGACAACTCGTCCGGCCTAGTCGGGATGGGAAGGGGGCCACTCTCGCTGGCGTCTCAGCTGGGCATCACCAGGTTCTCCTACTGCTTCACGCCCTTCAGCGACAAGACGGCGAGCCCTCTCTTCCTGGGCCCGTCGGCGACCCTCTCGACCACCGCCCAGTCCACGCCGTTCGCGCCGAACCCAGCCGGCGGGCGCAGGAGCTCGTATTACTACCTCACGCTGGAAGGGATCACCGTCGGCGAGACCCTGCTGCCGATCGACCCCGCCGCCTTCCAGCTGTCGCCAATGGGCGGCGGCGGGTTCATCATCGATTCCGGCACAACGTTCACCGCGCTGGAGGAGCGCGCGTTCGTTGTGCTGGCCCGCGCGGTCGCGGCACGCGTGGGGCTCCCGCTGGCCAGCGGCGCGCACCTCGGGCTCAGCCTCTGCTTCGCTGCACCGGAGGGGAAGACCGAAGCGGTGGACGTGCCGCGCCTGGTGTTCCACTTGGACGGCGCGGACATGGTGTTTCCCAGGGAGAGCTATGTCGTGGAGGACCGGAACGCCGGGGTGGCCTGCCTCGGGATGGTGAGCATGCGGGGGATGTCGGTGCTCGGCAGCCTGCAGCAGCAGAGCATGCACTTTCTGTATGATCTTGACGGGGGCGTGCTGTCGTTCGAGCCAGCGGAATGCGGCGAGCtctag